A window of Haliscomenobacter hydrossis DSM 1100 contains these coding sequences:
- a CDS encoding glycoside hydrolase family 65 protein — protein MKRLALFFLCAAFGSKCPMGIAQNLSDSPWHVSAQNIDPSKYFGVTVANGMVGLVSSPEPMRVKDVVLNGVYDNYQRGRVSNILKTFNHINMNLDVDGRRIGRADISNYQQALDMQKASLATTFEVGDKLSVRHTLMSLRHLPFTAMSIIEIKAKKDVTITPMSVIEAPDHLSDVRNYYSEIDRPHVVIPLLTSVANSPSGKVKVAASTSFIFDEPHGQEPKIIHEDWDYNMHLAKFYKKLKAGETYRFTLVGSAVSSAHFQDPHNEAERLTIFAKLEGTARLLKRHEAEWGKLWESDIVIEGDLESQRAVRFAIYHLYSFAREGTAYSLSPMGLSGLGYNGHVFWDTELWMYPPVLMLQPAIARSLLDYRFERLEAAKRNAFSHGYKGAMYPWESSDDGSEDTPVWALTGPFQHHITGDIAWANWKYYQVTKDKLWLRDRGWPVIKAAAEFWASRVERNGPGKYDINNVIGANEWQENIDNNAFTNGMAITSLRIANQTAKELGLAPDPDWEHVAQNIPILKFPDGTTRENATYDGVTIKQADVNLLSFPLDIIKDEASIRKDLQYYEPRMAQDGPAMGQSVLAALYGRLGEAEKAYGMFKKSYQPNQVPPFGVLAETAGGNNPYFATGAGGMLQAILAGLGGLEITDQGIIQLKTKLPKAWKSLTLKGVGVEKKTFVVK, from the coding sequence ATGAAACGATTAGCACTTTTTTTCCTCTGCGCTGCTTTTGGCAGTAAATGTCCAATGGGCATTGCCCAAAACCTGAGTGACTCACCCTGGCACGTGTCTGCCCAAAACATCGACCCGAGCAAGTATTTTGGGGTCACGGTGGCCAATGGTATGGTGGGTTTGGTCTCTTCACCAGAACCCATGCGCGTCAAAGACGTGGTACTCAATGGGGTGTACGACAACTACCAACGTGGCCGGGTGTCCAACATCCTCAAGACCTTCAACCACATCAACATGAACCTGGATGTGGACGGACGCCGCATTGGTCGAGCCGACATCAGCAATTACCAGCAAGCACTGGACATGCAAAAAGCGTCATTGGCCACCACGTTTGAAGTGGGCGACAAGCTGAGCGTGCGGCACACCCTCATGTCGCTGCGCCACTTGCCCTTTACCGCCATGAGCATCATTGAAATCAAGGCCAAAAAGGACGTGACCATTACCCCGATGAGCGTCATCGAAGCGCCGGATCACCTCAGCGATGTACGCAACTACTACAGTGAAATCGACCGTCCCCACGTGGTCATTCCGCTGTTGACCTCGGTCGCCAACAGCCCCAGCGGAAAAGTGAAGGTAGCAGCTTCAACCAGCTTCATTTTTGACGAACCTCATGGACAAGAGCCTAAGATCATCCACGAAGATTGGGACTACAACATGCACCTGGCCAAGTTTTACAAAAAACTCAAAGCGGGTGAAACTTACCGGTTTACCCTGGTCGGTTCTGCCGTTTCATCGGCGCATTTTCAAGACCCCCACAACGAAGCCGAACGTTTGACCATTTTTGCCAAACTGGAAGGTACTGCCCGTTTGCTCAAACGCCACGAGGCCGAATGGGGCAAACTTTGGGAAAGCGACATCGTCATTGAAGGCGATTTGGAAAGCCAACGGGCGGTGCGTTTTGCCATTTATCACTTGTATTCTTTTGCCCGCGAGGGTACTGCGTATAGCCTTTCTCCGATGGGATTGTCGGGCTTGGGCTACAACGGTCACGTATTTTGGGACACCGAATTGTGGATGTACCCACCCGTGCTGATGTTGCAGCCTGCTATTGCCCGCTCTTTGCTCGACTACCGCTTTGAGCGCCTGGAAGCGGCCAAACGCAATGCTTTTTCACACGGCTACAAAGGGGCCATGTACCCCTGGGAATCCAGTGACGACGGATCGGAAGATACCCCGGTTTGGGCGCTTACCGGGCCATTTCAGCACCACATCACTGGAGATATTGCCTGGGCGAATTGGAAGTATTATCAAGTGACCAAAGACAAACTTTGGCTACGTGACCGCGGCTGGCCGGTGATCAAAGCCGCAGCCGAATTCTGGGCGAGCCGGGTAGAGCGCAATGGCCCGGGCAAATACGACATCAACAACGTGATTGGGGCCAATGAATGGCAGGAGAACATCGACAACAATGCCTTTACCAACGGCATGGCCATTACTTCCCTGCGCATTGCTAACCAGACCGCAAAAGAGCTGGGACTTGCCCCTGATCCGGATTGGGAACACGTTGCCCAAAACATTCCCATCCTCAAATTTCCGGATGGAACCACCCGCGAAAATGCTACTTACGATGGTGTGACCATCAAACAAGCCGACGTAAACCTGCTTTCATTTCCCTTGGACATCATCAAAGACGAAGCCAGTATCCGCAAAGACCTCCAATACTACGAACCCCGCATGGCTCAGGACGGCCCGGCCATGGGGCAATCGGTACTGGCGGCCCTGTATGGCCGTTTGGGTGAAGCAGAAAAGGCCTACGGGATGTTCAAAAAAAGTTACCAACCCAACCAGGTGCCACCTTTTGGCGTATTGGCGGAAACGGCGGGGGGCAACAACCCCTATTTCGCCACGGGTGCAGGGGGTATGTTGCAGGCCATTCTGGCTGGCCTCGGCGGACTGGAGATCACGGATCAGGGGATCATTCAGTTGAAAACCAAATTACCCAAGGCCTGGAAATCCTTGACCTTGAAGGGGGTAGGGGTAGAGAAAAAGACGTTTGTTGTGAAATAG
- a CDS encoding vanadium-dependent haloperoxidase — MKHTCTLLFSLVFLSFACQKKYDQAEAENPEYLHRSVYALNEIIIHDIFSPPVASRIYAYSSLAGYEAGRHADSSTQSLAGQVRWLKQLPQPEAGQEYCFPLAGVHAFLTVGRALTFSEDLMDEFRENLYKELKQKSGMRKDVFERSIAYGTAVGLAVMEHTKTDNYKETRTFPKFTVDESDPTRWQPTPPDYKDAAEPHWSKIRPFVLDSAGQFLPPPPPPFDTAKGSLFRQKVEEVYHALDVSNRAEREEIAYFWDDNPFVSHHAGHVMFADKKVTPGGHWMNIAMLASRMEKADFVKSSEAYLYTAIGLLEGFISCWHGKYFYNLVRPETFINKYLDQDWRPFLQTPAFPEHTSGHSVISRAASEGLTYLYGDNFAFNDTTNVEYGRTARQFGSFIEASNEASTSRLYGGIHFLPALRLGEQQGRMVGELIRARIVTRRKE, encoded by the coding sequence ATGAAACATACTTGCACGTTACTATTCAGTCTTGTATTCCTGAGTTTTGCCTGTCAAAAAAAATACGACCAGGCCGAAGCAGAAAATCCAGAGTATCTGCACCGTTCGGTGTATGCATTGAATGAAATCATCATTCACGATATTTTTTCGCCACCAGTGGCCAGCCGGATCTACGCCTATTCTAGTCTGGCGGGTTATGAAGCGGGGCGACATGCCGATTCCAGCACGCAGTCCTTGGCGGGACAAGTGCGCTGGCTCAAGCAATTGCCCCAGCCAGAAGCGGGGCAGGAGTACTGTTTTCCCTTGGCAGGCGTACACGCTTTTTTAACCGTTGGGCGCGCCTTGACTTTTTCCGAAGACCTGATGGATGAATTTCGGGAGAATTTATACAAGGAGTTGAAACAAAAATCGGGTATGCGCAAAGACGTTTTTGAACGATCTATTGCCTATGGAACTGCGGTAGGACTTGCGGTGATGGAGCACACCAAAACCGATAACTACAAAGAAACACGGACTTTCCCCAAGTTTACGGTGGATGAAAGTGACCCCACGCGCTGGCAGCCTACACCTCCCGACTACAAAGATGCTGCCGAGCCACACTGGAGCAAAATTCGCCCCTTCGTGTTGGATTCTGCCGGGCAGTTTTTGCCACCACCGCCACCGCCGTTTGATACCGCCAAGGGCAGCTTGTTTCGCCAAAAAGTGGAGGAGGTGTACCATGCGCTGGACGTAAGCAATCGCGCCGAACGCGAAGAAATTGCTTATTTCTGGGACGACAATCCTTTTGTATCCCACCACGCTGGCCACGTGATGTTTGCCGATAAAAAGGTAACCCCGGGTGGTCACTGGATGAACATTGCCATGTTGGCTTCGCGGATGGAAAAAGCTGACTTTGTCAAATCCTCAGAGGCTTATCTCTACACGGCGATAGGTTTGTTGGAAGGTTTCATTAGTTGCTGGCACGGCAAATATTTCTACAACCTCGTACGCCCGGAAACTTTCATCAACAAATACCTGGATCAGGATTGGCGGCCATTTTTACAAACGCCTGCGTTTCCTGAACATACCAGCGGGCACAGCGTGATTTCACGGGCGGCTTCAGAGGGACTAACTTATCTGTATGGCGATAACTTTGCTTTCAACGATACCACCAATGTGGAATATGGCCGTACAGCCCGTCAATTTGGATCCTTCATCGAGGCTTCGAACGAAGCGAGCACCAGCCGCTTGTACGGGGGGATTCACTTTTTGCCTGCCCTGAGGTTGGGAGAACAGCAGGGAAGGATGGTCGGGGAGTTGATCCGGGCAAGGATTGTGACGCGAAGAAAAGAGTAA
- a CDS encoding TetR/AcrR family transcriptional regulator C-terminal domain-containing protein, with product MEAIFLDQFAFFTQNPHFVVAVFSDGLMEVSQKINGAILHIMQVKMKHLMPVIMQGQQQGFFTNAITTEELIHIVMGSFRLQMFKWRIANFQFDLHRQGTSMLQAILTLIKN from the coding sequence TTGGAAGCCATTTTCCTAGACCAGTTTGCCTTTTTTACCCAAAATCCCCACTTTGTAGTTGCCGTTTTTTCGGATGGGCTCATGGAGGTAAGCCAAAAAATCAATGGAGCTATCCTGCACATCATGCAAGTAAAAATGAAACACTTGATGCCGGTCATCATGCAGGGGCAACAACAAGGATTTTTTACCAATGCCATCACGACCGAAGAATTAATACACATCGTCATGGGTAGTTTTCGCTTGCAAATGTTCAAATGGCGCATCGCCAATTTCCAGTTTGATCTTCATCGGCAAGGGACAAGCATGCTACAGGCGATTTTAACCCTCATTAAAAATTAA
- a CDS encoding caspase family protein, which yields MPQLHALLIAINEYAPTSGVRNLSGCLNDLAAMQALLLKHYAHLQPNIRTLINADATREGVIKAFREHLTGPQIKKGDQVLFYYSGHGSYGPTAPEFAYNNPLKQDETMVCYDSRLPGKQDLSDKERGALLAEIPKGAQVLFIIDSCHAASSLRNHKAAAIELGASRFQPGQTTPRTLESYLLADGENIYLQQKQLGQKIVVPERPFVLLAACAETELAMETKDQRGVFSKYLLEVLENAGTDYTYEELMQRVFFLVNKISQKQHPSLETFQTQRRQVFLSKVVRPNFIKNTATFENGHWRLNCGTIHGMPSDPEKLKGVKVQLFDSLKPQADPDHEVGVKSVFSTHSLLHFDQEPRDFFWAAVDFSIALPVTLSGDEKGKKAIQNLLLYKGAKKNWQIVASDAAAKYAINMEKGQASIVLTATNQPLYGPKEDVLDVNDALNRIARWEQVLALSHPDSKIQNRLKVEFCEEPKDNSALIPYQNQQLSFVLGKTPRGETDTLWYHLRARNTAPQPLHVALLYLSPGYGIEVHYLRRILPPNSDWVKLDEVSRELELGNKAKSLERFLVLYSTSAFEEFQYEQAALDDSSGRDLVRKSLAGDDWATQLFEVELKSE from the coding sequence ATGCCACAACTCCACGCCCTCCTCATCGCCATCAACGAATACGCCCCCACCTCCGGTGTGCGTAACCTCAGCGGCTGCCTCAACGACCTTGCGGCCATGCAAGCTCTCTTGCTCAAGCACTACGCCCATTTGCAACCCAATATCCGCACGCTGATCAATGCGGATGCTACGCGAGAAGGCGTCATCAAAGCTTTTCGGGAGCACTTGACTGGGCCGCAGATCAAGAAGGGGGACCAGGTGTTGTTTTATTACAGTGGGCATGGATCATACGGCCCAACCGCCCCGGAATTCGCCTACAACAACCCCTTGAAGCAAGACGAGACGATGGTGTGTTACGACAGCCGACTGCCGGGCAAGCAAGACTTGTCGGACAAAGAGCGGGGCGCGCTGTTGGCAGAAATTCCCAAAGGAGCACAGGTCTTGTTCATCATCGACAGTTGTCATGCCGCCTCGAGTTTGCGCAACCACAAAGCTGCCGCCATTGAGCTAGGCGCTTCGCGCTTTCAGCCCGGGCAAACCACTCCCCGCACCCTGGAATCGTACCTGCTGGCCGATGGTGAAAACATCTACCTCCAACAAAAACAGTTGGGGCAAAAAATCGTCGTACCCGAACGGCCTTTTGTCTTGCTTGCGGCCTGTGCAGAAACCGAGCTGGCGATGGAAACCAAAGACCAACGCGGCGTATTCAGCAAGTATTTATTAGAGGTCTTGGAAAATGCCGGGACCGATTACACCTACGAGGAATTGATGCAGCGGGTCTTTTTTTTGGTCAACAAAATCAGCCAGAAGCAGCATCCGAGCCTGGAGACTTTTCAAACCCAGCGGCGGCAGGTTTTTTTGAGCAAGGTGGTTCGCCCCAATTTTATCAAAAACACCGCAACTTTCGAAAATGGCCATTGGCGCCTCAATTGTGGCACCATCCATGGCATGCCTAGCGATCCAGAAAAACTGAAAGGGGTAAAAGTACAGTTGTTTGATTCCCTCAAACCCCAGGCGGATCCCGACCACGAGGTTGGTGTGAAATCGGTATTTTCGACCCATAGCCTTTTGCATTTTGATCAGGAACCCCGCGATTTTTTTTGGGCAGCGGTGGATTTTTCCATTGCCCTGCCCGTGACTTTGAGCGGCGATGAAAAGGGAAAAAAAGCCATCCAGAATTTGTTGCTGTACAAAGGGGCGAAAAAAAACTGGCAAATTGTAGCCTCGGATGCTGCCGCCAAATATGCCATCAACATGGAGAAAGGCCAGGCCAGCATTGTATTGACAGCCACTAATCAGCCATTGTACGGACCTAAAGAAGATGTCTTGGATGTTAATGATGCCCTGAACCGCATCGCCCGCTGGGAGCAAGTATTGGCGCTCTCCCATCCAGACTCAAAAATCCAAAATCGCCTGAAAGTAGAGTTCTGTGAAGAACCCAAAGACAATTCGGCGCTCATTCCCTACCAAAACCAGCAGCTCAGTTTTGTGTTGGGCAAAACACCCCGGGGAGAAACGGATACCTTGTGGTACCATCTGAGGGCTCGGAACACCGCTCCACAGCCTTTGCACGTGGCCCTATTGTACCTAAGTCCGGGTTATGGGATAGAAGTGCATTACCTGCGGCGCATCTTGCCACCCAATAGTGATTGGGTCAAACTGGACGAAGTCAGCCGGGAGCTTGAGCTGGGCAATAAAGCCAAATCGCTTGAGCGCTTTTTGGTCCTGTACAGCACCAGTGCTTTTGAGGAGTTTCAATACGAACAGGCCGCTTTGGATGATTCCAGCGGGCGAGATCTGGTGCGCAAAAGTTTGGCGGGGGATGATTGGGCCACGCAGTTGTTTGAAGTGGAGTTGAAAAGTGAATAG
- the alaS gene encoding alanine--tRNA ligase — MTAREIRQAFLDFFASKAHKIVPSAPLVNKGDPTLMFTNAGMNQFKDYFLGNQTPDVRRIADTQKCLRVSGKHNDLEDVGYDGTHHTMFEMLGNWSFGDYFKEEAITWSWELLTDVLGLAKDRLYATVFEGDPAANIPPDDEALSLWLRFLPQEHILYGNKKDNFWEMGDTGPCGPCTEIHFDTRSDEERAKNPGRDLVNVDNSGVVEIWNNVFIQFNRKADKSLEPLPEQHVDTGMGFERLCMVLQEKKATYDTDIFSPFIQYIEKVSGKKYTFSYERSAKSDIAMRVISDHIRAIAFTIADGQLPGNSGAGYVIRRILRRAVRYYYSFLDIKQPFLHTLIPMLADAFSGAFPELKAQQAQVARIIESEETAFLNTLEKGLKRFDALDTSSGQIKGEDAFDLYDTFGFPIDLTQLLAQEANIPVDMVGFEAALQKQKERSRADAAKVVGDWLSVNDGEVKFEGYDTLMVEATKVLKYRTVKVKNQDQYQLVLQATPFYAESGGQVGDKGYLVIGADRINVLDTQKENDLIIHIVDEFPSNLSLPVKAVVDAEMREAVSANHSATHLMHAALHQILGQHATQKGQNVDSQRLRFDFNHYQKVTDAELRQIEDLVNEKIRANIPLEENRNMPIEEARDSGAMMLFGEKYGEVVRMITFDPSFSRELCGGTHIQATGQIGLFKILAEGAVAAGIRRIEAITATQAEAFVRSELRELDAIRSILKSKGEAARAVATLQDENKELRKEIERLVAAQALALKDGLIAKAETLNGVQFISARVPINDQAALKNLAAQIDHELGNAVIVFGAVINDKPMVMVTISKSLVEGKKLHAGNMVRELAKEIDGGGGGQANFASAGGKNAAGLDQAVAKAREMVLVL, encoded by the coding sequence ATGACTGCACGCGAAATTCGCCAGGCTTTTCTCGATTTTTTCGCTTCCAAAGCACATAAGATTGTTCCTTCGGCCCCCCTGGTGAACAAAGGTGACCCCACCTTGATGTTTACCAACGCGGGGATGAACCAATTCAAAGATTATTTCCTGGGCAATCAAACTCCGGACGTGCGGCGCATTGCCGATACCCAAAAATGCCTGCGCGTATCGGGCAAACACAATGACCTGGAAGACGTAGGCTACGACGGTACCCACCATACCATGTTCGAGATGTTGGGCAACTGGTCGTTTGGCGACTATTTCAAAGAGGAAGCCATTACCTGGAGTTGGGAATTGCTCACCGATGTCCTGGGCCTGGCCAAAGATCGTCTGTACGCCACGGTATTTGAAGGAGACCCCGCTGCCAATATTCCCCCCGATGATGAAGCCTTGAGCCTCTGGTTGCGCTTTTTGCCCCAGGAGCACATCCTCTACGGCAACAAAAAAGACAATTTCTGGGAAATGGGCGATACGGGTCCCTGCGGTCCTTGTACCGAAATCCACTTCGATACCCGCAGCGATGAAGAACGGGCCAAAAATCCTGGCCGTGACCTCGTCAATGTGGACAACTCCGGTGTAGTAGAAATCTGGAACAACGTATTCATCCAGTTCAACCGCAAAGCCGATAAGTCGCTGGAACCCCTGCCCGAGCAACACGTGGACACCGGCATGGGTTTCGAACGCCTCTGTATGGTCCTACAGGAAAAAAAGGCGACCTACGATACAGACATCTTTTCGCCCTTCATCCAGTACATCGAAAAGGTTTCGGGCAAAAAATACACCTTTAGCTACGAGCGCAGCGCCAAGTCGGACATTGCCATGCGGGTAATTTCCGACCACATTCGCGCCATTGCCTTCACCATTGCCGATGGGCAATTGCCCGGTAACTCGGGTGCGGGTTACGTGATCCGCCGCATTTTGCGCCGTGCCGTGCGGTATTACTACTCTTTCCTCGACATCAAACAGCCTTTCCTGCATACCCTCATCCCGATGCTGGCCGATGCGTTTTCAGGTGCATTCCCGGAATTGAAAGCCCAGCAAGCCCAGGTAGCCCGGATCATCGAGAGTGAAGAAACCGCGTTTTTGAATACCTTGGAAAAAGGCTTGAAGCGCTTTGATGCCCTGGATACTTCCTCTGGCCAGATCAAAGGTGAAGATGCTTTTGATTTGTACGACACCTTTGGCTTCCCCATTGACCTTACCCAGCTTTTGGCTCAAGAGGCCAACATCCCGGTAGACATGGTCGGTTTTGAAGCCGCACTACAAAAACAAAAGGAACGCTCCCGTGCCGATGCCGCCAAAGTAGTCGGTGATTGGCTGAGTGTGAACGATGGTGAAGTGAAATTTGAAGGTTACGATACCCTGATGGTGGAAGCGACCAAAGTACTGAAATACCGTACGGTCAAGGTCAAAAACCAGGATCAGTACCAATTGGTGCTCCAGGCAACCCCCTTCTACGCCGAAAGTGGGGGCCAGGTGGGCGACAAAGGCTATCTCGTCATTGGTGCCGACCGCATCAACGTCTTGGACACCCAAAAGGAAAACGACCTGATCATCCACATCGTGGACGAGTTTCCGTCCAACCTCAGTCTGCCCGTCAAAGCCGTGGTGGATGCGGAGATGCGCGAGGCGGTTTCGGCCAACCATTCGGCTACGCACTTGATGCACGCAGCCTTGCACCAAATCCTGGGTCAGCACGCCACGCAAAAAGGACAAAACGTGGACAGCCAGCGCCTGCGCTTCGATTTCAACCACTACCAAAAAGTAACCGACGCCGAGTTGCGTCAAATTGAAGACCTGGTCAACGAAAAAATACGCGCCAACATTCCACTCGAAGAAAACCGCAACATGCCCATCGAGGAAGCGCGGGATTCGGGTGCGATGATGCTGTTTGGCGAAAAATACGGCGAGGTGGTGCGCATGATCACTTTTGACCCCAGCTTCAGCCGCGAATTGTGCGGGGGAACCCACATTCAGGCTACGGGCCAAATTGGTTTGTTTAAAATCTTGGCCGAAGGTGCCGTAGCGGCTGGTATTCGCCGCATTGAAGCCATCACCGCCACACAGGCCGAGGCTTTTGTGCGCAGCGAACTACGCGAACTGGACGCCATCCGCAGCATCCTGAAAAGCAAGGGCGAAGCGGCCAGAGCAGTAGCCACCCTGCAAGACGAAAACAAGGAATTGCGCAAAGAAATTGAGCGCCTCGTTGCCGCTCAAGCCTTGGCACTCAAGGATGGTCTGATTGCCAAAGCAGAAACGCTAAATGGCGTACAGTTCATCAGTGCCCGGGTGCCCATCAACGACCAGGCTGCCCTGAAAAACCTGGCTGCCCAAATCGACCATGAGTTGGGCAACGCCGTGATTGTATTTGGTGCGGTGATCAACGACAAACCCATGGTGATGGTCACGATCAGCAAATCGCTGGTGGAGGGCAAAAAATTACACGCGGGCAATATGGTGCGCGAACTGGCCAAAGAAATTGATGGCGGCGGCGGCGGACAAGCCAATTTTGCTTCGGCAGGTGGAAAAAATGCGGCTGGACTGGATCAGGCAGTGGCGAAAGCGCGGGAGATGGTCTTAGTGTTGTAA
- a CDS encoding M23 family metallopeptidase, translating into MGKREKFIYNIQTLRFEKVEISWLTIASRALTFLSSAVFTAFLFSIVLYKYFPSPKEKILLQEIEVMKTHYDKVVGDLQTINEEMKHLNERDAYAYRTIFGMNPVDENVWEGGVGGHDEFLSLRDLKHGGASIIHALEKVRKLKHKMVVQSKSLDTIINLANAKENMLASLPSIKPVRSDKLSKMVGLLSGFGYRIHPVYKVPRMHYGLDFTAPKGTPIQATGDGVVKKAEYHSGYGKCVIISHGYGYETLYAHMSSIEVRAGQKVKRGQQLGKVGSTGTSTAPHCHYEVHLKGKQVNPIHYVMDGLSPKEYQSLVKAAEGANQSMD; encoded by the coding sequence ATGGGAAAAAGAGAAAAGTTTATCTACAACATTCAAACCCTGCGGTTTGAAAAAGTAGAGATTAGCTGGCTTACAATAGCATCCAGAGCCTTAACATTTTTAAGTTCGGCAGTTTTTACTGCCTTTTTGTTCTCCATTGTTCTGTACAAGTACTTCCCCTCCCCCAAAGAAAAAATCCTCTTGCAAGAGATAGAGGTAATGAAAACCCACTACGACAAAGTTGTCGGAGACCTACAAACCATCAATGAAGAAATGAAGCACCTCAACGAAAGAGATGCTTACGCCTACCGTACGATTTTTGGTATGAATCCAGTTGATGAAAACGTCTGGGAAGGTGGAGTGGGCGGTCACGATGAATTTTTGAGCCTGCGGGACCTCAAACACGGTGGTGCTTCGATCATTCACGCGCTGGAAAAAGTGCGCAAATTGAAGCACAAAATGGTGGTACAGTCGAAATCATTGGACACCATCATCAATTTGGCCAACGCCAAAGAAAACATGTTGGCCTCCCTTCCTTCGATCAAACCTGTCCGCTCTGATAAATTGTCCAAAATGGTCGGCTTGTTGTCGGGCTTTGGTTACCGGATTCACCCGGTATACAAAGTGCCCCGGATGCACTACGGCCTGGACTTTACGGCGCCTAAAGGTACGCCGATTCAAGCCACGGGAGACGGGGTGGTCAAAAAAGCCGAATACCACAGTGGTTATGGCAAATGTGTGATCATTTCTCATGGTTATGGTTACGAAACACTTTACGCCCACATGAGCTCGATCGAAGTTCGGGCAGGCCAAAAAGTAAAACGTGGTCAACAACTGGGTAAAGTGGGCAGCACGGGTACTTCAACCGCGCCACACTGCCATTATGAAGTGCACCTCAAGGGCAAACAGGTTAACCCTATTCATTATGTAATGGATGGACTTTCTCCAAAAGAATACCAATCTTTGGTAAAAGCTGCCGAAGGAGCTAACCAATCGATGGACTGA
- a CDS encoding LytR/AlgR family response regulator transcription factor → MNTVIVDDEPLYVELLSRKLHQVAPDINIVATFNKPIDALVFLRQNPVDLLFLDVEMPEIDGFAFLDLFRPNDTPVIFVTSHEGYALKAFRYAAVDYLLKPAQANELSEAINKINRVKKEDLFSQMDVLRSAMKEIQSENSRFNRLVLNTQDKVVVLDVEEIVNIEASGPYSQFFTIDKKQYITSKPLGHYEDLLRVNNFFRLHRSHLVNLLHVNSIMKDDGVVLMRNGTQLPFTKDNISKLLENLK, encoded by the coding sequence ATGAATACCGTTATCGTTGACGATGAACCTTTATATGTTGAACTCTTATCGCGCAAATTGCATCAGGTTGCACCGGATATCAACATCGTTGCTACGTTTAATAAACCCATCGATGCGTTGGTGTTTCTGCGCCAAAACCCGGTTGATCTGCTTTTTTTAGACGTAGAAATGCCGGAAATCGATGGTTTTGCTTTTCTGGATTTGTTTCGTCCCAATGATACGCCCGTTATTTTTGTAACCAGCCACGAAGGTTACGCATTGAAAGCCTTTCGGTATGCTGCGGTTGATTATTTGCTGAAACCAGCGCAAGCGAATGAGCTAAGTGAAGCCATCAATAAAATCAATCGGGTTAAAAAAGAAGATCTCTTTTCTCAAATGGATGTGTTGCGCAGTGCGATGAAGGAAATTCAATCGGAAAACTCACGGTTCAACCGACTGGTGTTGAATACCCAGGATAAGGTAGTGGTGCTGGATGTGGAAGAAATTGTGAACATCGAAGCTTCGGGGCCTTATTCGCAGTTCTTTACCATCGACAAAAAACAGTACATCACCAGCAAACCGCTGGGGCATTACGAAGATTTACTACGTGTTAATAATTTTTTTCGGCTGCACCGCTCCCATTTGGTCAACCTCCTGCACGTCAATTCGATTATGAAAGATGACGGAGTCGTCCTGATGCGCAACGGGACCCAACTGCCATTTACCAAAGACAATATTTCCAAATTGCTTGAAAATTTGAAGTAA